A single Geoalkalibacter sp. DNA region contains:
- the asnB gene encoding asparagine synthase (glutamine-hydrolyzing), producing the protein MCGVFGALGLELDDSVVHSLRHRGPDGHGLERLQCGKQGVVLGHTRLSILDLSPAGHQPMLSRDGRWWVTFNGEIYNHLALRKGLVSQWRGHSDTETLVELIASRGVADTLHKLNGMFAFAALDLQEQKLHLARDPFGIKPLYFYHESQRFAFASERRTLRALGLGVEVDPDGLRQFLSLRYVPSPATLWRGIRRVPPGHHLRLDVKTGGFEELCYIVPNRDRFHGSMDDAVEAYRGELSAAVKRQLLSDVPVGVLLSGGIDSALVAAMAKDAGAELPCFTVGFGEAHKECEIEGAAETARVLGLPFHQVVVQPEQLQASLPDIVRAIEEPLGTTSVMPMWHLVRRARQDVTVVLTGQGSDEPWGGYFRYQVELLRNRLPMPWFWKVGRGLTSCWQSKPEALDRGLRTLVSSDLAKQIFEACSLFPARERILLLGDASEGGALERLNYWLAWLGQEKDISGMERMMRLDARMNLADDLLLYGDKISMAVSLEARVPMLDVQLVDFVESLPIDYRIRWRHGKVVHKKMAERYLPADIVHRPKKGFQVPFSAWSRNEWRPWLEPLLLEGLDGLLVRQGVEQLWRQHLTGQPDRSRQIFALMMLALWRQEHLQ; encoded by the coding sequence ATGTGTGGTGTTTTCGGTGCGCTGGGTCTTGAGCTGGACGACTCGGTAGTTCATTCCTTGCGACATCGCGGTCCGGACGGCCATGGCCTGGAGCGCCTTCAATGTGGTAAGCAAGGGGTTGTATTGGGGCATACGCGCCTTTCCATCCTTGACCTTTCTCCCGCCGGTCACCAGCCGATGCTTAGTCGAGATGGGCGCTGGTGGGTAACGTTCAATGGTGAAATTTACAACCATCTTGCCTTGCGAAAAGGACTCGTCAGCCAATGGCGCGGACACTCCGACACCGAGACTCTTGTGGAGTTGATCGCGTCCCGTGGGGTGGCTGATACTCTGCATAAACTGAACGGCATGTTCGCCTTTGCCGCGCTCGATCTTCAGGAACAAAAGCTGCACCTTGCGCGTGACCCTTTTGGGATCAAACCCCTTTATTTCTACCACGAGAGCCAGCGATTTGCGTTCGCCTCCGAGAGGCGGACCTTGCGTGCTCTGGGGCTGGGCGTGGAGGTAGATCCTGACGGGTTACGTCAGTTTCTAAGCCTCCGTTATGTGCCATCACCTGCAACTCTCTGGCGAGGCATCCGGCGTGTTCCACCTGGACATCATCTCCGTTTAGATGTCAAGACCGGTGGGTTTGAGGAACTTTGCTATATCGTTCCAAATCGTGACCGTTTTCATGGTTCGATGGACGACGCCGTCGAGGCGTATCGAGGTGAGTTGTCAGCGGCGGTAAAACGTCAATTGTTGTCGGATGTGCCTGTCGGGGTGTTGCTATCTGGGGGGATCGATTCGGCATTGGTCGCTGCTATGGCCAAGGATGCTGGTGCAGAACTTCCTTGTTTTACTGTCGGCTTTGGTGAGGCCCACAAGGAATGCGAAATCGAAGGCGCCGCTGAGACTGCGCGGGTTTTGGGTTTGCCTTTTCACCAGGTTGTTGTTCAGCCTGAGCAACTTCAAGCATCGCTTCCTGATATTGTTCGTGCTATCGAAGAGCCTTTGGGAACCACTTCGGTCATGCCGATGTGGCATCTGGTGAGGCGGGCCAGGCAGGATGTGACAGTTGTGCTGACCGGCCAAGGAAGTGATGAGCCTTGGGGTGGCTACTTTCGCTACCAGGTTGAACTTCTGCGCAACCGTTTGCCGATGCCCTGGTTCTGGAAGGTTGGTCGTGGGTTGACTTCTTGTTGGCAATCTAAACCCGAAGCCCTAGACCGTGGTTTGCGAACACTGGTTAGTTCTGATCTGGCAAAACAGATTTTCGAGGCTTGCTCATTGTTCCCTGCCCGTGAGCGCATACTTTTGCTGGGTGATGCCAGTGAGGGTGGGGCACTTGAACGATTGAATTATTGGTTGGCTTGGCTGGGGCAAGAAAAAGATATTTCCGGCATGGAACGCATGATGCGTCTCGATGCACGGATGAATTTGGCCGATGATTTATTGCTTTACGGCGACAAAATCAGTATGGCAGTGTCTCTTGAGGCCCGGGTGCCCATGCTTGATGTCCAGTTGGTTGATTTTGTTGAATCGTTGCCAATTGATTATCGAATTCGCTGGCGGCATGGGAAAGTCGTGCATAAAAAAATGGCTGAACGTTATTTGCCGGCTGACATTGTGCACCGCCCGAAAAAAGGTTTTCAGGTGCCGTTTAGCGCCTGGTCTCGAAATGAATGGCGTCCTTGGCTTGAACCGTTGCTACTGGAAGGGCTTGATGGGTTACTGGTACGTCAGGGGGTTGAGCAATTATGGCGTCAACATTTAACTGGACAGCCTGATCGTAGTCGGCAGATTTTTGCTCTGATGATGTTGGCGTTATGGCGCCAAGAACATTTGCAATAG
- a CDS encoding glycosyltransferase family 4 protein, producing MIEKFHLIVLGTDPSSRSGGIANALYGYFNALQQSELCFDFVATHHAYSSGGKYRHWLVSFFEIFKLLRKGRRAGKYVVAYIHVGGGIPSFVRKSILAFFIRILGAPVVMQLHGLEVATYMASLYWRLFFRIATGPANVLCVLTPWWKNLLDNSGIKKTIHIVPNPLDEEWEAIAQQPISRSSNKNEITVLSVARVEPGKGVDLLVEAIPYLPDFVKVVVAGDGALLQGINNRVVALGVERQVSFLGWVGLEEKLRLMREADIFCLPSSYDSFGMGFVEAMAHALPVVALDWGPIHDVVPDGKCGILIKKPDPKLLADAIARLAGDYELRAGFGKNGQAWVLEQFGSEVVGAKIRTVMEAIC from the coding sequence ATGATTGAAAAGTTTCATCTAATTGTTCTAGGTACTGATCCCTCCTCACGCAGTGGTGGTATTGCTAATGCTCTTTACGGATATTTTAATGCTCTGCAACAGTCTGAGCTCTGTTTCGATTTTGTAGCGACGCACCATGCCTATTCTTCCGGTGGGAAATATCGTCATTGGTTGGTCTCTTTTTTTGAGATATTTAAGCTGCTTAGAAAAGGGCGACGCGCGGGGAAGTATGTTGTTGCTTACATCCATGTTGGCGGCGGTATACCTTCCTTTGTGCGAAAATCCATCTTAGCTTTTTTTATAAGGATATTAGGTGCGCCAGTTGTGATGCAACTCCATGGACTGGAGGTGGCCACATATATGGCCTCGCTTTATTGGCGGCTATTTTTTCGTATTGCGACGGGCCCTGCCAATGTCTTGTGCGTACTGACCCCTTGGTGGAAAAACTTACTGGATAACTCCGGAATAAAAAAAACAATTCATATTGTACCTAACCCTTTGGATGAGGAGTGGGAAGCAATTGCTCAGCAGCCCATTTCCCGCTCAAGCAATAAAAACGAGATTACTGTCTTGTCTGTTGCCAGGGTTGAACCTGGCAAAGGTGTTGATTTGCTGGTCGAGGCAATACCCTATCTCCCCGATTTTGTGAAGGTTGTGGTGGCCGGCGACGGGGCCTTGTTGCAAGGCATTAATAACCGTGTTGTTGCCCTCGGTGTAGAGCGACAAGTGAGTTTTCTGGGTTGGGTGGGGTTGGAGGAAAAGCTTCGTCTCATGCGCGAAGCCGATATTTTCTGTCTTCCCAGCAGTTATGACTCTTTCGGAATGGGGTTTGTCGAGGCAATGGCCCATGCATTGCCTGTGGTTGCTCTCGATTGGGGCCCCATACATGATGTAGTACCGGATGGCAAATGCGGAATCTTAATCAAGAAGCCTGACCCGAAGCTTTTAGCTGATGCGATTGCTAGACTTGCAGGCGATTATGAATTACGAGCTGGGTTTGGCAAGAATGGCCAGGCCTGGGTGTTGGAGCAATTTGGCTCTGAAGTGGTTGGGGCAAAGATACGCACGGTGATGGAGGCCATATGTTAA
- a CDS encoding O-antigen ligase family protein, giving the protein MNKIGVTYTSMIPLPSLRWQKKRMWLISLFPLLFVSDVLYGAIDYFGIEMPITPGVIFRGMVLIFSIYFVFTRLHIVNKKLFLFISLAVISVLPSTMICLYYGSSFFYDLSFLTKVLYLPLVTGMIVVLRERYKISSDEILKYVEYSSYVLGGALLISQLFGIQRETYGDYAFGNTGIFYAQNDMTLAFGLALLASGYRLVFTRFSWLRLSLLIMSAYACVQIGTRASLAVLLGMGCTVVACVIWCDSEGRKSAFGKMKKFITGASVVFVMSTIFLYGLAQQQEYGFQQQKLDEVVQGEFPRLLLFLAGTEHISARSVWFDLFGEGADGFHRGVAKYFSKSESRRMVEVDLIDIFGGYGISFSMLIHLFVFSILLVTARQFFLNRDGTYCLIAAATLLYLAHSLLAGHALTSPIPTTLMAGYFSIFFGRDYSLSLGHVHSRVAG; this is encoded by the coding sequence TTGAATAAGATTGGCGTGACTTATACAAGCATGATTCCATTACCGAGTTTGCGCTGGCAAAAGAAAAGGATGTGGCTTATTAGTCTATTCCCGCTGTTATTTGTCTCTGATGTTTTATACGGCGCTATAGATTATTTTGGAATTGAGATGCCAATCACGCCGGGTGTAATTTTTCGGGGTATGGTTTTGATTTTTTCAATATATTTTGTTTTTACTCGTTTACATATTGTTAATAAAAAACTATTTCTTTTCATTTCTCTAGCTGTTATATCTGTGTTGCCAAGTACTATGATCTGTCTATATTATGGTTCGAGTTTTTTTTATGACTTATCTTTTCTAACTAAAGTGCTTTATTTGCCGCTTGTGACCGGCATGATCGTTGTTTTAAGGGAGCGCTATAAAATAAGTTCTGATGAAATTCTCAAGTATGTTGAATACTCGTCCTATGTTCTTGGTGGGGCTCTTCTAATCTCACAATTGTTTGGCATTCAACGAGAAACCTATGGCGACTATGCTTTCGGTAACACTGGAATCTTTTATGCCCAAAATGACATGACTTTGGCTTTTGGCTTGGCTCTTCTAGCGTCCGGTTATCGTTTGGTATTTACCCGATTTTCTTGGCTTCGACTGTCATTGCTTATAATGAGTGCTTATGCTTGTGTTCAAATAGGGACTAGAGCATCATTGGCTGTGTTGTTGGGTATGGGTTGCACTGTGGTGGCTTGTGTAATCTGGTGCGATTCAGAGGGGCGGAAGTCTGCCTTCGGCAAAATGAAAAAATTTATTACTGGTGCATCTGTTGTATTCGTAATGTCAACGATATTCCTGTATGGCCTAGCTCAGCAACAAGAGTATGGATTTCAGCAGCAAAAACTTGATGAAGTTGTACAAGGCGAATTTCCACGTTTACTTTTGTTTTTAGCTGGTACTGAACATATTTCTGCTCGTTCTGTATGGTTTGATTTATTTGGTGAGGGGGCTGATGGTTTTCACCGTGGTGTCGCCAAATATTTTTCAAAAAGTGAAAGCAGAAGAATGGTAGAGGTAGACCTAATAGACATTTTCGGTGGATATGGCATTAGTTTTTCAATGTTGATCCACCTTTTTGTTTTTTCGATTCTGTTAGTGACTGCTCGTCAATTTTTTTTAAATCGCGATGGAACATATTGCCTCATCGCGGCAGCAACTCTTTTATATCTCGCTCATTCATTGCTTGCTGGGCATGCATTGACAAGCCCAATCCCAACGACACTAATGGCAGGTTATTTTTCCATTTTTTTTGGGAGGGATTATAGTCTGTCTCTTGGTCACGTTCATTCCAGGGTGGCAGGATGA
- a CDS encoding Coenzyme F420 hydrogenase/dehydrogenase, beta subunit C-terminal domain codes for MINKDLKVIDSVCTGCSACTEACAYAGENGGKPIRLVINEHGLKVPRIDKETCVRCLSCYKACPQEDNIFNKETTLEDYKRKIGDCYYGYSLDQGHRFEAATAGIVTEIAAYLLDTQQVDGVVSSYQDDANQIVTEIFTDACAVKKTRGSIYRQVSLFSGFAEKVQAGNHKKLLFIGLPCHIAGLRSLQRTSPAFLKDVEFITIALFCKQTKTEAFSDVERSLLGAKSNQKIDYRGEGWPGKTRVEGGRSLPFNDIRFSLMWGSFAFTPAYCFVCSDPLGVEADISVGDAWLRKYYYDRVGSSLFSVNTTAGKRIIEEMVGGGKIHVKIETIEDVVFSQSVHYLRFKKIHMQTRAVLLSGIEIDADAPVRYKWLLNWVKFNKRFIESLYKSRFINAFPKVILKVYLRFISKIFGLLTKICN; via the coding sequence GTGATAAATAAAGATCTTAAAGTAATTGATTCAGTTTGTACGGGTTGTTCTGCATGTACAGAAGCCTGTGCTTACGCTGGCGAGAATGGTGGTAAGCCCATCCGCCTCGTGATAAACGAGCATGGGCTTAAAGTGCCCCGTATTGACAAAGAGACCTGTGTAAGGTGTTTGAGTTGTTACAAAGCCTGTCCCCAGGAAGATAATATTTTTAATAAAGAAACAACGCTTGAAGATTATAAGCGGAAAATTGGTGACTGTTACTATGGATATTCTCTCGATCAAGGCCATCGATTTGAAGCAGCGACCGCTGGTATCGTGACGGAGATCGCAGCCTATTTGCTGGATACGCAACAAGTTGATGGTGTTGTCAGCAGCTATCAAGATGATGCTAATCAAATTGTTACTGAAATATTTACTGATGCATGTGCGGTTAAAAAGACCCGAGGGTCGATTTATCGCCAAGTTTCGCTGTTTAGTGGTTTTGCTGAAAAGGTTCAAGCAGGGAATCACAAAAAACTTCTTTTTATCGGTTTGCCTTGTCACATTGCAGGGCTTCGCTCACTTCAGCGCACCAGCCCTGCTTTTTTGAAAGATGTTGAATTTATAACCATTGCCTTATTTTGCAAGCAGACCAAAACAGAAGCCTTTTCTGATGTTGAACGCAGTTTGCTTGGGGCTAAGTCAAATCAAAAGATTGATTATCGTGGCGAAGGTTGGCCAGGGAAAACCCGGGTGGAAGGGGGGCGAAGCCTCCCTTTCAACGATATTAGATTCAGTTTAATGTGGGGAAGTTTTGCGTTCACGCCTGCGTATTGTTTTGTGTGCAGCGACCCCTTGGGTGTGGAAGCAGATATCTCTGTCGGGGATGCCTGGTTACGAAAATATTACTATGACCGTGTTGGGAGTAGTTTATTTTCGGTAAATACAACGGCTGGAAAACGCATCATTGAAGAAATGGTGGGTGGCGGGAAGATTCACGTAAAAATAGAAACTATAGAAGATGTCGTATTTTCGCAGAGTGTTCATTATCTTCGATTTAAAAAAATACATATGCAGACAAGGGCTGTTTTGCTGTCTGGAATTGAGATTGATGCGGATGCTCCTGTCAGGTACAAGTGGTTGCTTAATTGGGTTAAGTTTAATAAAAGATTTATTGAAAGTCTCTATAAAAGTCGGTTTATAAATGCCTTTCCGAAAGTAATCTTGAAGGTTTATTTGCGCTTCATATCCAAAATTTTTGGATTGTTGACAAAAATCTGTAATTAG
- a CDS encoding polysaccharide pyruvyl transferase family protein, with amino-acid sequence MKKILLMDTLSTIHVGNGALLENTIKLCRDAYGECEISIITMDRETNRLKYKDDTLFNAMFGSFWFGKGRLGKFLWAIKNSFFMLAHMVNENTLKIKSEKLTFTEDQKNAIRAIERADICVSCGGEIIGDTFFQALPFWLFTYWLAIKKGKVFILFPQTVGPLKMKWTRALVKMALANSNLFVGRDKASYETLLSLGFDPDKVMFVPDVAIQQVIGEADVHTYFSDNKKKVVGITISNPPQREMGGVVDFVEKIGEQVEQLDPEQFKILIMPSNYVRDGISSDYALCLKLKERLGRCFETEILENRPYFPGEFTGLLSQLEFFISTRMHVAILSTRAYVPTIAINTQHKIRGYMQNINMEHFCVDYSELSKLHYLIQQLTKDRDKIVENLKNNHEILVKKHDVFISRLKAF; translated from the coding sequence ATGAAAAAAATATTGCTAATGGACACTTTGAGTACCATACATGTTGGTAATGGCGCTTTGCTTGAAAATACAATTAAGCTTTGTCGTGATGCTTATGGTGAATGCGAAATTTCTATTATCACCATGGACAGAGAGACAAATAGGCTTAAATACAAAGATGATACCTTATTTAATGCCATGTTCGGCAGTTTTTGGTTTGGAAAAGGTCGTCTGGGCAAGTTCCTTTGGGCCATCAAAAACTCGTTTTTCATGTTGGCTCATATGGTCAATGAAAATACATTAAAAATTAAGTCTGAGAAGTTGACTTTTACTGAAGATCAGAAAAATGCCATCCGAGCTATCGAAAGGGCTGATATCTGTGTCAGTTGTGGTGGAGAGATCATCGGAGATACTTTTTTTCAAGCTTTGCCGTTCTGGCTCTTTACTTATTGGCTCGCTATAAAAAAGGGAAAGGTTTTCATTCTCTTCCCTCAAACTGTTGGACCGTTGAAAATGAAGTGGACGCGAGCCTTGGTCAAAATGGCTCTTGCAAATTCGAATCTTTTCGTGGGTCGCGATAAGGCCTCTTATGAGACCCTTTTATCGCTGGGTTTTGATCCGGATAAGGTTATGTTTGTCCCGGACGTGGCGATTCAGCAGGTCATTGGCGAGGCGGATGTCCATACCTATTTTTCGGACAACAAAAAAAAGGTCGTAGGTATTACGATCTCCAATCCTCCCCAGCGTGAAATGGGTGGCGTTGTCGATTTTGTTGAGAAAATCGGCGAACAGGTTGAGCAACTTGATCCCGAACAATTTAAAATTCTCATCATGCCTTCTAATTATGTCCGTGATGGGATTAGTTCTGATTATGCTCTTTGCCTTAAGCTTAAAGAACGGCTTGGCAGGTGCTTTGAAACAGAAATACTTGAAAACAGACCATATTTCCCGGGGGAATTTACTGGCTTACTTTCCCAGCTGGAATTTTTTATATCAACACGCATGCACGTGGCGATTCTCTCCACAAGAGCATATGTGCCAACGATTGCCATCAATACCCAACACAAAATACGCGGATATATGCAGAACATTAATATGGAACATTTTTGTGTCGACTACAGTGAACTTTCTAAGTTGCATTATTTAATTCAACAACTGACAAAGGATAGAGACAAAATTGTGGAAAATCTGAAAAATAATCATGAAATTCTTGTAAAAAAGCATGATGTTTTTATCTCTAGATTAAAAGCTTTTTGA